The following proteins are encoded in a genomic region of Prionailurus viverrinus isolate Anna chromosome E3, UM_Priviv_1.0, whole genome shotgun sequence:
- the ZNF768 gene encoding zinc finger protein 768, protein MEREASPWGLEPGDVQSPDELGSPEGSLKGNVSENEEEEMSQQEGTGDYEVEEIPFGLEPQSPGFEPQSPEFEPQSPRFEPESPGFESRSPGCVPPSPEFAPRSPESDSQSPEFEPQSPRYEPQSPGYEPKSPGYEPRSPGYEPKSPGYEPQSPGYAPQSPGYEPQNPEFKTQSPEFEAQSSKFQEGAEMLLNPEEKNPLSIPLGVHPLDSFTQGFGEQPTGALPLGPPFEMPTGALLATPQFEMLQNPLGLTGTLRGPGRRGGRARGGQGPRPNICGICGKSFGRGSTLIQHQRIHTGEKPYKCEVCSKAFSQSSDLIKHQRTHTGERPYKCPRCGKAFADSSYLLRHQRTHSGQKPYKCPHCGKAFGDSSYLLRHQRTHSHERPYSCPECGKCYSQNSSLRSHQRVHTGQRPFSCGICGKSFSQRSALIPHARSHAREKPFKCPECGKRFGQSSVLAIHARTHLPGRTYSCPDCGKTFNRSSTLIQHQRSHTGERPYRCAVCGKGFCRSSTLLQHHRVHSGERPYKCDDCGKAFSQSSDLIRHQRTHAAGRR, encoded by the exons ATGGAACGGGAGGCGTCGCCGTGGGGCCTCGAGCCCGGGGATGTGCAAAGTCCTGATGAACTGGGGAGCCCTGAAGGGTCCCTCAAAG GCAACGTGAGtgagaatgaggaagaagaaatgtctCAGCAAGAAGGCACTGGGGACTATGAGGTCGAAGAGATACCCTTTGGGCTTGAGCCCCAGAgccctgggtttgagccccagagccccgagtttgagccccaaagcCCCAGGTTTGAGCCTGAAAGCCCAGGTTTTGAGTCCCGAAGCCCTGGGTGTGTGCCCCCAAGCCCTGAATTTGCACCCAGAAGCCCTGAATCAGATTCTCAGagccctgagtttgagccccaaagcCCTAGGTATGAGCCCCAAAGCCCTGGGTATGAACCCAAGAGCCCTGGATATGAACCCCGGAGCCCTGGGTATGAACCCAAGAGCCCTGGATATGAACCCCAGAGTCCTGGATATGCACCCCAGAGCCCAGGATATGAGCCCCAGAATCCTGAGTTCAAAACCCAAAGCCCTGAATTTGAAGCTCAAAGTTCCAAATTTCAGGAAGGTGCAGAGATGCTTCTGAATCCGGAGGAAAAGAATCCCTTGAGCATCCCCTTGGGAGTCCATCCCTTGGACTCCTTCACCCAGGGGTTTGGGGAGCAGCCCACAGGGGCCCTGCCCCTAGGGCCACCTTTTGAGATGCCCACAGGGGCCCTACTGGCTACACCCCAGTTTGAGATGCTCCAGAATCCCCTGGGCCTAACCGGGACCCTTCGGGGGCCAGGCCGGCGGGGTGGCCGGgccaggggtgggcagggccctCGGCCTAACATCTGTGGTATCTGTGGGAAGAGCTTTGGGCGGGGCTCCACCCTCATCCAGCACCAGCGCATCCATACGGGTGAGAAGCCCTATAAATGTGAGGTCTGTAGCAAGGCCTTCTCCCAGAGCTCTGACCTCATCAAACACCAGCGCACCCACACGGGCGAGCGGCCCTACAAGTGTCCCCGTTGCGGCAAGGCCTTCGCTGACAGCTCTTACCTGCTTCGCCACCAGCGCACCCACTCTGGTCAGAAGCCCTACAAGTGCCCGCACTGTGGCAAGGCCTTCGGTGACAGCTCCTACCTCCTGCGGCACCAGCGCACCCACAGCCACGAGCGGCCCTACAGCTGCCCCGAGTGCGGCAAGTGCTACAGCCAGAACTCTTCCCTGCGCAGTCACCAGAGGGTGCACACCGGGCAAAGGCCCTTCAGCTGTGGCATCTGTGGCAAGAGCTTCTCGCAGCGCTCGGCACTTATCCCCCACGCCCGCAGCCACGCTCGTGAGAAGCCCTTCAAGTGCCCTGAGTGCGGCAAGCGCTTCGGCcagagctctgtgctggccaTCCATGCCCGCACCCACCTTCCAGGCCGCACCTACAGCTGCCCCGACTGCGGCAAGACCTTCAACCGCTCCTCCACGCTGATTCAGCACCAGCGCTCCCACACGGGCGAGCGGCCCTACAGGTGCGCCGTGTGCGGCAAGGGCTTCTGCCGCTCTTCCACGCTGCTGCAGCATCACCGGGTCCACAGCGGGGAGCGGCCCTACAAGTGCGATGACTGTGGAAAGGCCTTCTCGCAGAGCTCCGACCTCATCCGCCACCAGCGGACCCACGCAGCTGGCCGCCGCTGA